In Actinomycetota bacterium, the sequence CCGGGTGCCCCTCCTGCGTGCAGTCACCGAAGTGCGGCAACGGCAACGAACCCCTCGACAAGAACGGGGCCGCCGCGCTCCTCGAGGAGATGCTCAGGTGAACGGGCCGTACGTGGCGGTGTGCGGGCCGGGCACGGCCACCGGAGAAGAAGAGGAGTGGGCCGAGGAGGTCGGCCGGAGGCTGGGGGAGGCCGGCGCCGTCGTCGTGTGCGGGGGCCTCGGGGGGGTGATGGACGCCGCGGCGCGAGGGGCCGCCGCCGCGGGAGGGACCGTGATCGGCATCCTTCCCGGCGAAGATCGCCTCGGCGCCAGCGAGCATCTCACCGTGGCCATCCCGACCGGGATGGGCGAGGCCAGGAACGCGTTGATCGCCCGAGTGGCGGACGCGGTCATCGCCATCGGCGGGGAGTGGGGGACGCTGTCGGAGATCGCCCTGGCGCGGAAGATGGGGAGACCGGTCGTGGGCCTCGCCACCTGGGCGCTCGGCGACCGAGCCGAGAGCATCGTCCACTCAGACTCACCTGAGGAAGCGGTCGGGCAGACCCTCGAGCTCTTGGGCTGAAGGCTCAGACGGGGCGGGGGAGGCCGTCGCGGACGTCCTCGACCCGGTACGTCGCCAGGCACCGCTGGCACAGCAGGAAATCGGTCTCGCGCCGGAATGGAACGGCCACCTCACCGACCGTGACCACGCCGTCGGGGAGCACCCCGGATGCCAGAGGGGCGCCGCACTCGGTGCAGCTCACGGGCATCACCTGAGGGTCGGACATCTCCACCGTCACGGTACCTCCGTGGATTCGTCACCGCCAGGGGGGATCCCTTCCGAGCGTCCGACGGCGGCCCGGGCCAGCCGCACCATGGCGCCGCGCTCGGCCGGCGGCAGGCCCACCCACAGGAGGACCGGCAGGTACCCGACCGAGGCCGCTGCCGCGGTGACGAGGAGATCGACCGGCCAGGGCGCGCCGGCCAGGGCCAGGTGGGCGACGATCCCCAGACCGAGCCCGGCCAGCGTGGGAAGCAGCAGTCGCGCGTAATCCCGGTCGAAGGGCTGGATCCTCACGAAACGGTGCACGAGCCACAGCCGAGCCAGCTTCGACAGCGCCATCGTCAGCGCACCGGCCACCGCGGCCCCCACCATCCCGAGGCCGAGGCCGCCGATCAGGAGGATGGCCGCACCGATGTCGAAGGCCACGGAGGCCGCGTACACGACCAGATCCCAGCCGGTACGCCCCACCATGATCAGGATGAAGCCGACGGTGCCGGTGGCCACGTTGACCAGCTGGCCCAGCAGCAGGATGAGCAGGGCGGTGCGCCCGGCCCCGAATTCGGAACCGAACAGGCGCAGGGCGGACTCCGGGGTCACCGCCAGCACGATGAAGATCGGCAGGGTGGCTGCCATCGTCCACCTGGTGAGCTGCTTGAACAGCCGGTCGAGCTTCTCCCGCTCCCCCCTGGCGTGCAGGTCGGCGACGAACGGGCTGAACATCAGCGAGACCGAGATGATGAACAGGAGGATGACCTGGGCGGCCCGGGCAGCCGCCGCGTACACGCCCGTCTCCTCCGACGACGCGTACCGAGCCAGCACGAAGAGGTCCGTCCAGAACAGCAGCTGGGAGAACAGCGCCGCCGGAGCCCGGGGGGTCCCGTACCTGAGCAGGTCCCGGACCTCGCCGGCCTCGGGCGGTTCCCGGCCGAACCCCGAGGTCTCGCGGCGCCACAACCAGGCCGCTGCGATCGTGGCCAGGACCCACGATCCCGCGTAGGCCAGCGTCGTCACCCCGACCGAGCGCGCGGCCAGCCACCCGACCAGGATCAGAGCCATCCACCCGAGCGGCTGCCCCATCCAAAATACGTAGAGCGTGTGCCGCATCACCTTCAGGCCTCGGGTGGCCCCCAGGTACACCTGGACCAGGGCCACGAACGGGATGGCCAGGGCGGCGGCCCGGAACGCCGAGGTGGCCCCGGCGACCTGATCCGATGAGAACGCCCGTGCCAGCGGCCCGGCGAAGGCGAACACCAGAGAGGCCACCGCCACGCTGGCCACCGTGGAGATGACCGCCGCGCGCGATACGATGGCCCGCACCCGGGCTCGATGGCCTCGACCCACGTCGATGGCCACCCGCCGGACCGCGGCCATATCCATGCCGACCCGCGAGAAGTACCCGAGCACCAGCGCGCCCTGGGTGGCCAGCGTGACGATGCCGAAGGCCGCGGCCCCCTGGACCCGCGTGATCAGGACCTGGGTGGCGAAGGTGGCCAGGATCGCCACCACCAGGCCGACCGCGGACTGGCCCGTCCCGGCCAGGATGGTGCGTTCGTCCCCGAACCGGTCGACCGGAAGGATCTGCTCGACGGCGGCCCGGAGCCGGCCGCTCCGGCGCCCCGGCTCGCTACTCGAGGTAGCCAAGGCCGCGGAGGTGCTCCTCGACCTCCAGCGCCTCGTCCTCGGCCAGGCCGGTGGTATCGTCCGCCCCGCCGTCCGGTTCGCGCACACCCGCGGCCGCCACGGTGGCCTCGTCGCCCACCACCGAGGAGAGCACCTGGCCGTCGGGCTTCACCGAGGCCGCCACGCCGAGCGCGGCCAGGATGGTGGGCGCCATGTCGACCAGGAGCGCGGGCTCGGCGAAGGCCTCCGCGCGTACCCGCGGCCCCGTGGCGGCGATCACGCCTTCCATCCGATGGTCGCCGGAGAGCCAGTCCGCGTCCTCGACCATCGACTTCGCGTGAGTGAGGCTGTACAGCGGGGCAGGCTCGAGAAGGATGTCGGGGGCGGTCTCAGCGTGTCGGCCCGTGAACACGTCCTCGCGCCTGAGGACCCGCCGGATGGGCTTCTTCCCGGTCGCGGGGTCGACGAAGGCGTCGAGCGCCTCCATCACCCGGGTCCGGGTGGCCTCGAAGTCGCCGGGATCGACAACGCCGTCGGGCTCCCGGCCGGCGACGTTGATCGAGACCCCCTCACCCGTTGAGCGCACCGAGGTAAACGCCACGGTCTTCTGCCAGTTCACCGATTGAGGGAGCGAGATACGACCGTGCAGGCCGAGCATGTCGTAGACCTTCCGGGCCGCGGCCCGCATGGGCCCCCACTGCATGGGGCCGAACACGGCCTTCGACGCGGCGAACCGGAGGAACCCCAGATGCTCCAGGAGCCGGTCCATGTGCAGCGCGCGGGTGCACGACTGGAACCCGTGGTCCGAGACGAACAGCACGAGGTCGTCGTCCCGTGCGCGCTCGAGGATCCGGCCGAGGGCGTCGTCGAGGAGCCGGTACACGTCCCGGATCTTCTCCGCGATCGGCTCCCGAGAAAGCGTGGCGAAATCGGGGTGGTCCGGGGCCACGAACTTGTCGAGACAGTGCTGGACGCGGTCCGTG encodes:
- a CDS encoding MATE family efflux transporter → MATSSSEPGRRSGRLRAAVEQILPVDRFGDERTILAGTGQSAVGLVVAILATFATQVLITRVQGAAAFGIVTLATQGALVLGYFSRVGMDMAAVRRVAIDVGRGHRARVRAIVSRAAVISTVASVAVASLVFAFAGPLARAFSSDQVAGATSAFRAAALAIPFVALVQVYLGATRGLKVMRHTLYVFWMGQPLGWMALILVGWLAARSVGVTTLAYAGSWVLATIAAAWLWRRETSGFGREPPEAGEVRDLLRYGTPRAPAALFSQLLFWTDLFVLARYASSEETGVYAAAARAAQVILLFIISVSLMFSPFVADLHARGEREKLDRLFKQLTRWTMAATLPIFIVLAVTPESALRLFGSEFGAGRTALLILLLGQLVNVATGTVGFILIMVGRTGWDLVVYAASVAFDIGAAILLIGGLGLGMVGAAVAGALTMALSKLARLWLVHRFVRIQPFDRDYARLLLPTLAGLGLGIVAHLALAGAPWPVDLLVTAAAASVGYLPVLLWVGLPPAERGAMVRLARAAVGRSEGIPPGGDESTEVP
- a CDS encoding alkaline phosphatase family protein, with protein sequence LDPMLESGMLPNLQAMIDRGARGVLRSTTPNHSWAAWPSFLTGVEPSNHGVYDIFEKETGVRKNLPVTYRSIKEKTMLADLTAAGCTTVMTNLPLTFPPPKIDGKLVAGGVLPKWRPFTHPEPLAGELEQAGVPFPINGMSWTTFRNRPEPFLEEARELTEARTRANLHLMDTTDWRFAALIYVATDRVQHCLDKFVAPDHPDFATLSREPIAEKIRDVYRLLDDALGRILERARDDDLVLFVSDHGFQSCTRALHMDRLLEHLGFLRFAASKAVFGPMQWGPMRAAARKVYDMLGLHGRISLPQSVNWQKTVAFTSVRSTGEGVSINVAGREPDGVVDPGDFEATRTRVMEALDAFVDPATGKKPIRRVLRREDVFTGRHAETAPDILLEPAPLYSLTHAKSMVEDADWLSGDHRMEGVIAATGPRVRAEAFAEPALLVDMAPTILAALGVAASVKPDGQVLSSVVGDEATVAAAGVREPDGGADDTTGLAEDEALEVEEHLRGLGYLE
- a CDS encoding TIGR00725 family protein, which translates into the protein MNGPYVAVCGPGTATGEEEEWAEEVGRRLGEAGAVVVCGGLGGVMDAAARGAAAAGGTVIGILPGEDRLGASEHLTVAIPTGMGEARNALIARVADAVIAIGGEWGTLSEIALARKMGRPVVGLATWALGDRAESIVHSDSPEEAVGQTLELLG